Proteins from a genomic interval of Pseudomonadota bacterium:
- a CDS encoding response regulator yields MTGQATRVLIVDDEASIGQVLKAGLEMHGFAVRYEALSTNAISACLDFHPDLVLLDIDMPIKDGGQVAAELRTHPTLRSTPVIFLSSLVEREETGKRNASHEMFLSKQIRITELVAIIRDALESS; encoded by the coding sequence ATGACAGGACAAGCGACCAGAGTTCTCATCGTGGATGACGAGGCGTCGATCGGCCAGGTGCTGAAAGCCGGGCTCGAGATGCACGGGTTCGCCGTGAGGTACGAAGCCCTATCGACGAACGCGATCAGTGCGTGCCTCGATTTTCATCCGGACCTCGTGCTCCTCGACATCGACATGCCAATCAAAGACGGCGGGCAGGTGGCGGCCGAACTGCGGACGCACCCGACGCTGCGGAGCACCCCCGTGATATTCCTGTCCTCCCTCGTCGAGCGGGAGGAGACGGGGAAGCGGAACGCGTCCCACGAGATGTTCCTGTCCAAGCAGATTCGCATCACGGAGCTGGTCGCCATCATTCGCGACGCGCTGGAATCCTCATGA
- a CDS encoding response regulator encodes MTATQHLQATHILIVDDSPANLLLLARMLGEKGYRTLTASSGKLALEAARADPPDLILLDITMPEMNGYETCEQIKADTTLRDIPVIFISSLNETIDKVKAFGVGGVDYVTKPFQFEEVYARVQTHLQLRRLGRLRDSLTHMVVHDLRNPLTVICDFLDILEFQKAQVLSATTQALVTVARRSAEDLLTMIGSILDVAKMGAGEMSLQREPCDLGALVRALLDTIHPLPDNRTVTLEAKKPSLFAPVDAGLIRRVLQNLLGNALKYTPVGGDVRVVLTPSRGEIRIEVIDLGPGIAPEYHQRIFEKYGQVEDRTNRVGTGLGLAFCKLAVEAHGGRIGVESEVGKGSTFWMTLPRPEDGVGAS; translated from the coding sequence ATGACGGCCACCCAACACCTGCAAGCCACGCACATCCTGATCGTGGACGACTCGCCGGCCAATCTGCTCTTGCTGGCGAGAATGCTCGGGGAAAAAGGTTACAGGACGCTGACGGCTTCCAGCGGCAAGCTGGCGCTCGAAGCCGCCCGCGCCGACCCCCCGGACCTGATCCTCCTCGACATCACCATGCCGGAAATGAACGGCTACGAAACCTGCGAGCAGATCAAGGCCGACACGACGCTGAGAGACATCCCTGTCATCTTCATCAGCTCGCTGAACGAGACGATCGACAAGGTGAAGGCGTTCGGTGTGGGCGGAGTGGACTACGTCACGAAGCCGTTCCAGTTCGAAGAGGTCTACGCCCGCGTCCAAACCCATCTGCAGTTGCGCCGGCTGGGGAGGCTTCGCGACAGCCTCACCCACATGGTCGTGCACGATCTGCGCAACCCGCTGACGGTCATCTGCGATTTCCTGGACATCCTGGAGTTCCAAAAGGCCCAGGTGCTCTCGGCCACCACCCAGGCGCTCGTCACGGTCGCGCGCCGCAGCGCCGAGGATCTGCTCACCATGATAGGCTCCATCCTCGATGTCGCGAAAATGGGGGCGGGCGAGATGTCGCTCCAGCGCGAGCCGTGTGACCTCGGCGCTCTCGTCCGCGCCTTGTTGGACACGATCCACCCCTTGCCCGACAACCGCACGGTGACGCTCGAAGCAAAGAAGCCGTCCCTCTTTGCCCCGGTCGACGCCGGCTTGATTCGGCGGGTGCTCCAGAACCTGCTCGGCAACGCCCTCAAGTACACCCCGGTCGGCGGCGACGTCCGCGTCGTCCTCACGCCATCGCGCGGCGAAATCCGCATCGAAGTCATCGACCTCGGCCCCGGGATCGCGCCCGAATACCACCAGCGCATCTTCGAAAAGTACGGCCAAGTGGAAGATCGCACGAATCGCGTGGGCACCGGGCTGGGACTGGCGTTCTGCAAGCTGGCCGTCGAAGCCCACGGCGGCCGCATCGGTGTCGAGAGCGAAGTCGGCAAAGGCAGCACCTTCTGGATGACCCTGCCCCGGCCGGAAGACGGCGTCGGGGCCTCCTAG
- a CDS encoding PAS domain S-box protein: protein MSVETSDSEYAIDKDEMTSVIRHGALLSDSGIRRKATLLQADALQTAIFNSANFSSIATDAKGVIQIFNVGAERMLGYTAADVMNKITPADISDPQELIARAKALSDELLTPIMPGFDALVFKASRGIEDIYELTYIRKDGSRFPAVVSVTALRDDLDAIIGYLLIGTDNTARKQIEAAQQYLLKVQAETNEQLQQTNITLRDSEEKLAVTLKSIGDAVIATDAEGRVELLNPVAEHLTGWTQAEAMGRQLGEIVHIVNKETRESITFPVKETLASGTVERLAGHTVLIARDGRECAIADSCAPIRGRDDQVVGVALVFRDVTKENEAQQALSDSSALVQTILNTVVDGVITLSADDGLIEQVNPAAERMFGYAAAELVGQSLGLLIPEFVRGQDNGFLEYDSASDEARAVGLGREVVGHRKDGGLSPLEITVSEMWLGGKRYYTGVLRDITARKEAEEALQKAGALQSAIFNSANFSSIATDANGVIQIFNVGAERMLGYTAADVMNKITPADISDPQELIARAKALSDELLTPITPGFEALVFKASRGIEDIYELTYIRKDGSRFPAVVSVTALRDDHGTIIGYLLIGTDNTARKQIEEEQKQLSQRLRDHQYYTRSLFESNIDALMTTDPSGIITDVNKQMETLTSCTRDELIGAPFKSNFTDPERAEASIKMVLSEKKVTNYELTACARDGKETVVSVNATTFYDRDRRLQGVFAAARDVTERKVLDQVLQEKNTELESAKSVAEKANLAKSEFLSSMSHELRSPLNAILGFAQLMESDSTPPTPSQKESTDQILLAGWHLLKLIDEILDLAKVESRQMPLSKESVSLAEVMLDCRSMLEPQAQQRGIKLILPELDAPYFVLADRTRVKQVLLNLLTNAIKYNVPQGTVDVSCTEITPGHTRVSILDTGAGLSPEQIAQLFQAFNRLGQEAGGEEGTGIGLVVAKRLVELMGGAIGVESTVGVGSVFWFELTSAVEPSLSAEGDDAAVVGQPHVLGGARRHTLLYVEDNPANLRLVEQIIARQPAIRLLTAVNGNIGVEIARKSLPDVILMDINLPGIDGFEVLKLLRSDPATAHIPVIAISANAMPRDIERGLEAGFFRYITKPIKINEFMAAMGVALEHAKKGEA from the coding sequence ATGAGCGTTGAAACCTCCGATTCCGAATACGCCATCGACAAGGACGAAATGACCTCGGTCATCCGTCACGGCGCCCTGCTGTCCGACTCCGGCATCCGTCGCAAGGCAACCCTGCTCCAGGCGGACGCCTTGCAAACGGCGATCTTCAACAGCGCCAACTTCTCGAGCATCGCCACGGACGCGAAGGGCGTCATCCAGATCTTCAACGTCGGCGCCGAGCGCATGCTGGGCTACACGGCCGCCGACGTGATGAACAAGATCACGCCGGCCGACATCTCCGACCCGCAAGAGCTGATCGCTCGAGCCAAGGCGCTGAGCGACGAGCTCTTGACGCCTATCATGCCGGGTTTCGATGCGCTGGTCTTCAAGGCCTCTCGCGGCATCGAGGACATCTACGAGCTCACCTACATCCGCAAGGACGGCAGCCGCTTCCCGGCGGTCGTGTCGGTCACCGCCCTGCGCGACGATCTCGACGCCATCATCGGTTACCTGCTGATCGGCACCGACAACACCGCGCGCAAGCAGATCGAAGCGGCGCAGCAGTATCTGCTCAAGGTTCAAGCGGAGACGAACGAACAGCTACAGCAGACCAACATCACCCTGCGGGACAGCGAGGAGAAGCTCGCGGTGACGCTCAAATCCATCGGTGATGCGGTGATCGCCACCGATGCCGAGGGGCGAGTGGAGCTCCTGAACCCTGTCGCGGAGCATCTCACCGGCTGGACGCAGGCGGAGGCCATGGGCCGCCAACTGGGCGAGATTGTTCACATCGTCAACAAGGAAACCCGCGAATCCATCACCTTCCCGGTAAAGGAAACCTTGGCCAGCGGCACGGTGGAGCGCCTGGCCGGCCACACCGTACTGATCGCACGCGACGGCAGAGAGTGCGCCATCGCCGACAGCTGCGCGCCGATTCGCGGCCGCGACGATCAGGTGGTCGGTGTCGCGCTGGTCTTCCGCGATGTCACCAAGGAAAACGAAGCGCAGCAGGCCTTGAGCGACAGCTCCGCGCTGGTTCAGACGATTCTCAACACCGTGGTGGACGGGGTCATCACGCTCTCGGCCGACGACGGCCTCATCGAGCAGGTCAATCCGGCGGCGGAGCGGATGTTCGGCTATGCCGCCGCGGAGCTCGTCGGACAGAGCCTCGGTCTGCTGATACCCGAGTTCGTTCGAGGCCAGGACAACGGTTTCCTCGAGTACGACAGCGCGAGCGACGAGGCGCGCGCCGTCGGTCTCGGACGCGAGGTGGTAGGTCACCGCAAGGATGGCGGCCTTTCCCCGTTGGAAATTACGGTCAGCGAGATGTGGCTGGGCGGAAAACGCTACTACACCGGCGTTTTACGAGACATCACCGCGCGCAAGGAGGCGGAAGAGGCGCTGCAGAAGGCGGGGGCGCTGCAGAGCGCGATCTTCAACAGCGCCAACTTCTCGAGCATCGCCACGGACGCGAACGGCGTCATCCAGATCTTCAACGTCGGCGCCGAGCGCATGCTGGGCTACACGGCCGCCGACGTGATGAACAAGATCACGCCGGCCGACATCTCCGACCCGCAGGAGCTGATCGCACGAGCCAAGGCGTTGAGCGACGAGCTCCTGACGCCTATCACACCCGGCTTCGAGGCGTTGGTCTTCAAGGCCTCGCGCGGCATCGAGGACATCTACGAGCTCACCTACATCCGCAAGGACGGCAGCCGCTTCCCGGCGGTCGTGTCGGTCACGGCCCTGCGCGACGATCACGGCACGATCATCGGCTATCTGCTGATCGGCACCGACAACACCGCGCGCAAGCAGATCGAGGAAGAACAGAAGCAACTCAGCCAGCGCCTGCGCGACCATCAGTACTACACGCGCTCCCTGTTCGAATCCAACATCGACGCGCTGATGACCACCGATCCGTCCGGCATCATCACCGACGTCAACAAGCAGATGGAGACGCTCACCTCTTGCACGCGCGACGAGCTGATAGGCGCGCCGTTCAAGAGCAACTTCACCGATCCGGAACGGGCCGAGGCGAGCATCAAGATGGTGCTGAGCGAAAAGAAGGTCACCAACTACGAGCTCACCGCGTGCGCCAGGGACGGCAAGGAGACGGTGGTGTCCGTCAACGCAACCACGTTCTACGACCGGGACAGGAGGCTGCAGGGCGTGTTCGCCGCCGCACGCGACGTCACGGAGCGCAAGGTCCTGGATCAGGTGCTGCAGGAGAAGAACACCGAGCTGGAGAGCGCCAAGTCCGTGGCGGAGAAGGCCAACCTCGCGAAGTCCGAGTTCCTCTCCAGCATGAGCCATGAGCTGCGCAGCCCGCTCAACGCCATCCTCGGGTTCGCCCAGCTCATGGAGTCCGACTCCACGCCGCCGACGCCCTCCCAGAAGGAGAGCACGGACCAGATCCTTCTGGCTGGGTGGCATCTGCTCAAACTGATCGACGAGATCCTCGATCTCGCGAAGGTCGAGTCCAGGCAGATGCCTTTGTCCAAGGAGTCGGTGTCGCTAGCCGAAGTCATGCTCGACTGCCGGAGCATGCTCGAACCGCAGGCGCAACAGCGCGGCATCAAACTGATCCTCCCGGAGCTCGACGCACCGTACTTCGTCCTGGCCGACAGGACCCGGGTGAAGCAGGTCCTCCTCAACCTGCTCACCAACGCGATCAAGTACAACGTCCCGCAGGGAACGGTCGACGTGAGCTGCACCGAGATCACACCGGGACATACCCGCGTGAGCATCTTGGACACCGGCGCGGGGCTGAGCCCGGAGCAGATTGCGCAGCTGTTCCAGGCGTTCAATCGCCTCGGGCAGGAGGCCGGCGGCGAGGAGGGCACGGGCATCGGCCTCGTGGTGGCCAAGCGGCTGGTCGAGCTGATGGGGGGCGCGATCGGCGTCGAGAGCACGGTCGGCGTGGGGAGCGTGTTCTGGTTCGAGCTCACCTCGGCCGTCGAGCCGAGCCTTTCCGCGGAAGGAGACGACGCCGCGGTCGTGGGCCAACCGCACGTGCTCGGCGGAGCGCGGCGGCACACCCTGCTCTACGTGGAGGACAACCCCGCGAACCTGAGACTGGTCGAGCAGATCATCGCGCGCCAGCCAGCCATTCGACTGCTGACCGCCGTGAACGGGAACATCGGCGTCGAGATCGCGCGCAAGTCCCTGCCGGACGTGATCCTGATGGACATCAACCTGCCCGGCATCGACGGTTTTGAAGTCTTGAAGCTCCTGCGCTCGGACCCGGCCACGGCGCACATCCCCGTCATCGCCATCAGCGCGAACGCGATGCCGCGCGACATCGAGAGAGGCTTGGAGGCGGGATTCTTCCGCTACATCACCAAGCCTATCAAGATCAACGAGTTCATGGCGGCGATGGGTGTGGCTCTGGAGCACGCGAAAAAGGGTGAGGCATGA
- a CDS encoding translocation/assembly module TamB, whose translation MARGKLRRGLGIAGLTAIAAMVSATLLALGLLLYTEGGTRLAVEIGRRLYDDSIPGGVTVGSISGRLGDRFLMRGVTLRDRAGTPLISVRELEVEWSPLSMLGGRLIVERVTIRGAEVRLDRGLSGAGFADLAPVETAPATIARGLGPDLPFALLARVRLEDATVSLAGADGNSEAIAHVAALELSLAATATRARLTVVNASGSAPSAGSADLDFAVDWDEPIVMLTGLRATTDFGSLSIRVAAFDVTAQVGVVEAFVDVDAGAVKELFGISLEQDVAIPVSAFGGPESFRASLAVMDGPEVAIEISATGSARPVLDVRATMDSAGGVQIAAIHSVLDRRLSDGRVERACAAVEIDDLSLLTGALSHLFDLPEIGGALGIEATCGHESGALVCRGDARGRDLRFGANGVRSANLDLGLRPLDPALPFDAHLAADGLELSGLRISHLDATAAGTTDEMDVALRAAASGGDLLRARATVDLRDGVAVTLRQLSGRYRGTTAQLARPATVSYRQGSLAVRDLELRIAGGTVTVDGDVRRDAESDFTARIAGVRLERLATLVPGLDLAGEIDARLVVEGTMRSPRATLSASVRRLSRRELVLGDVELFASMSKSRLFVDLENEDGIAESLRLLAEAEIVFSPQGARAIRFARGGFNDVELVAKGLRLDLLRTLLPGVEIDGVADVDARLRGGPDNPYVRLEIGSRKVAWRGVVVAPFELLAEHSDGAIAAELRMDGGPAGRIEAVGQVPIRITLDAPPLWRRDRSHEVDASAVGLDLHTLRQIAAWNGVEIGELPVDGLVDLKAVLKGTPSSPVLEALLSSGDLSWRSQRLGGTKVRLELGRGRARLHAQVVQAEGRWADLVASAPCDIEIQPFEFRWDNRGAHELRLQAVGIDKAVLSPFLEAPAGSDLRLDMVLDGAGNIDEFAVRGEWNGRALFEKGDTVPFRGTAAADLRHQSVHLEIGSPGSTVASVTARTEIAVGELLRGEGRPEDVPLAAKIRMPGLDLKPLGFLLPTGLYGIEGMLRGDVVVDGTIGAPRVRGYATLEDGAITVVEMGQRLRNIDVRASMDGRRIVFREMTFSSGEGRGTADGELVLSDGGSTRVSVDARLRQFPFVKPGLPNLTLDSKVTFSATRDRKSTEALIALRGTRIKLLTKTPSRAPARLPPAGEITFLSLETGVAPEALPDSRVDDSKDSRPLKLVIDVSDPIEITGPDVSMRWSGSVTAASASGRNAVSGRIAAEGGRFWLLNNSFVIDSGEVSLPATGPLDPYIRLVARTETQAALVTVEIKGRLSRPDLTLTSDPAMNQYQILTLLLTGRSDTGEGGENGEEVRAQAASLLLALNNPVLEQQLNDRLGVDRIGLSMGEDVDEPVVAVGKRLGRHFYVETEYHHNAPSTENRAGGRVEYYINPRWSIETFYGDANKGGIDLFWHKRFGRPKPKPRPLVLPAEPEAAASTP comes from the coding sequence ATGGCACGCGGGAAGCTACGGCGGGGGCTGGGAATCGCGGGGCTGACCGCGATCGCCGCCATGGTGTCGGCGACGCTGCTCGCGCTCGGGCTCCTGCTCTATACGGAGGGCGGCACCCGCCTCGCCGTGGAGATCGGGCGGCGTCTGTATGACGACTCGATCCCGGGCGGCGTGACCGTCGGCTCGATTTCGGGTCGCCTGGGCGACCGCTTCCTCATGCGCGGCGTCACGCTGCGGGACAGGGCCGGCACGCCGTTGATCTCGGTGCGGGAGCTCGAGGTCGAGTGGTCGCCGCTGTCCATGCTCGGGGGACGCCTGATCGTCGAGCGCGTGACGATCCGCGGCGCCGAGGTTCGCCTGGATCGGGGGCTTTCCGGAGCCGGCTTCGCGGATCTGGCGCCCGTTGAAACCGCGCCTGCCACGATAGCCCGCGGGCTCGGTCCCGACCTGCCCTTCGCGCTTTTGGCCCGCGTCCGGCTGGAGGACGCCACCGTTTCCCTCGCCGGCGCCGACGGGAACAGCGAGGCCATCGCGCACGTCGCGGCGCTCGAGCTGTCGCTGGCGGCGACCGCCACGCGAGCGAGATTGACCGTGGTGAACGCATCCGGAAGCGCCCCGAGCGCGGGATCGGCCGACCTGGATTTCGCGGTGGATTGGGATGAGCCGATCGTCATGTTGACCGGCTTGCGGGCGACGACCGACTTCGGCTCGCTCTCCATCCGCGTGGCTGCGTTCGACGTGACGGCACAGGTCGGTGTCGTCGAGGCGTTCGTCGATGTCGACGCCGGGGCCGTGAAGGAGCTCTTTGGGATATCGCTCGAGCAGGACGTGGCGATCCCCGTCTCCGCGTTCGGCGGCCCGGAGTCGTTCCGGGCGTCGCTCGCCGTGATGGACGGCCCCGAGGTCGCGATCGAGATCTCGGCTACGGGTTCGGCTCGACCCGTGCTCGACGTGCGCGCGACCATGGACTCGGCCGGCGGCGTGCAGATCGCCGCGATCCACTCGGTTCTCGACCGTCGGCTCTCGGACGGCCGGGTCGAGCGGGCGTGTGCGGCGGTCGAGATCGACGACCTTTCCCTGCTCACCGGGGCGCTGTCCCACCTGTTCGACCTTCCGGAGATAGGTGGAGCGCTCGGGATCGAAGCGACCTGCGGTCATGAGTCCGGCGCGTTGGTGTGCCGCGGCGACGCGCGAGGCCGGGATCTCCGGTTCGGCGCGAACGGCGTCCGCAGCGCGAACCTGGACCTCGGCCTGCGCCCCCTCGATCCCGCCCTTCCGTTCGACGCGCACCTGGCGGCGGACGGGCTCGAGCTGTCCGGGTTGCGGATCTCGCATCTCGACGCGACGGCAGCCGGAACCACCGACGAGATGGACGTGGCCCTGCGCGCGGCCGCTTCCGGCGGCGATCTCCTGCGCGCTCGAGCGACGGTGGATCTCCGCGACGGCGTCGCCGTCACCTTGCGCCAGCTCAGCGGGCGATACCGCGGCACCACGGCGCAGCTCGCGCGCCCGGCGACGGTGTCCTACCGCCAAGGGTCGCTCGCGGTACGCGATCTCGAGCTTCGGATAGCCGGCGGAACGGTGACCGTGGACGGCGACGTCAGGCGAGACGCGGAGAGCGATTTCACGGCGCGGATCGCCGGAGTCAGGCTCGAGCGGCTCGCAACGCTCGTTCCCGGGTTGGATCTCGCGGGCGAGATCGACGCCAGGCTGGTGGTCGAGGGCACGATGCGATCGCCCCGCGCGACGCTCTCCGCCAGCGTCAGGAGGTTGTCTCGGCGGGAGCTCGTTCTCGGCGACGTCGAGCTGTTCGCCTCCATGAGCAAGAGCCGCCTCTTTGTCGATCTCGAAAACGAGGACGGCATCGCCGAATCGCTCCGGCTCCTGGCCGAGGCCGAGATCGTCTTCTCGCCGCAAGGGGCGCGGGCGATCCGCTTCGCCCGCGGCGGGTTCAACGACGTCGAGCTGGTCGCGAAGGGGCTGCGACTGGATCTGCTCCGCACGCTGCTGCCGGGAGTCGAGATCGACGGCGTGGCGGACGTGGACGCGCGGCTGCGCGGAGGCCCGGACAATCCGTACGTGCGCCTGGAGATCGGCTCGCGGAAGGTCGCCTGGAGGGGGGTGGTCGTGGCACCCTTCGAGCTCCTGGCCGAGCATTCGGACGGCGCGATCGCAGCGGAGCTCCGGATGGACGGCGGCCCCGCCGGACGGATCGAGGCCGTCGGCCAAGTCCCCATCCGAATCACCCTGGACGCGCCGCCCCTTTGGAGACGGGACCGCTCGCACGAGGTCGACGCGAGCGCCGTCGGGCTGGACCTGCACACGTTGCGACAGATCGCCGCCTGGAACGGCGTCGAAATCGGTGAGCTGCCGGTCGACGGGCTCGTCGATCTGAAGGCCGTGCTCAAAGGAACGCCGTCGAGCCCCGTGCTGGAAGCCCTGCTCTCGAGCGGCGATCTGAGCTGGAGATCCCAGCGGCTCGGCGGGACCAAGGTGCGGCTCGAGCTCGGGCGAGGCAGGGCGCGGCTGCACGCCCAAGTCGTGCAGGCGGAAGGCCGCTGGGCCGACCTGGTCGCGTCCGCACCGTGCGACATCGAGATCCAACCGTTCGAGTTTCGTTGGGACAACCGAGGTGCGCACGAGCTTCGATTGCAGGCGGTCGGCATCGACAAGGCCGTCTTGTCGCCTTTCTTGGAAGCGCCGGCCGGATCGGATCTGCGCCTCGACATGGTTCTGGACGGCGCGGGAAACATCGACGAGTTCGCGGTGCGCGGCGAGTGGAACGGCAGAGCCCTGTTCGAGAAAGGGGACACGGTGCCGTTCCGAGGGACGGCAGCTGCCGATCTCCGTCATCAGTCGGTCCATCTCGAGATCGGGAGCCCGGGCTCGACGGTCGCGTCGGTCACGGCGCGCACGGAGATCGCCGTCGGCGAGCTGCTGCGCGGCGAAGGGCGCCCGGAAGACGTTCCGCTCGCCGCAAAGATCAGGATGCCCGGGCTCGATCTGAAGCCGCTCGGGTTCCTGCTTCCCACCGGTCTGTACGGGATCGAGGGCATGCTCCGAGGAGACGTCGTCGTGGACGGCACCATCGGCGCGCCCAGGGTCCGCGGATACGCGACGCTCGAGGACGGCGCGATCACCGTCGTCGAGATGGGACAACGGCTGCGCAACATCGACGTCCGTGCATCGATGGACGGCCGCCGGATCGTTTTCAGGGAGATGACCTTTTCCAGCGGTGAAGGGCGAGGGACGGCGGACGGCGAGCTCGTCCTGTCGGACGGAGGCTCGACGCGCGTCTCGGTCGATGCGCGCCTGCGGCAGTTCCCGTTCGTCAAGCCCGGGCTGCCCAACCTCACGCTGGACTCCAAGGTGACCTTCTCCGCCACGCGCGACAGGAAATCCACCGAGGCGCTCATCGCCCTGCGCGGCACGAGGATCAAGCTATTGACCAAGACGCCTTCGCGCGCGCCCGCACGGCTGCCGCCGGCCGGCGAGATCACGTTCCTCAGCCTCGAGACCGGCGTCGCTCCCGAGGCGCTCCCCGACTCGAGGGTCGACGATTCGAAGGACTCGCGGCCTCTGAAGCTCGTGATCGACGTCTCCGACCCGATCGAGATCACCGGCCCCGACGTGAGCATGCGCTGGAGCGGATCCGTGACCGCGGCCTCCGCCTCGGGTCGCAACGCCGTGAGCGGCAGGATCGCGGCCGAGGGCGGGCGGTTCTGGCTGCTCAACAACTCTTTCGTCATCGATTCGGGCGAGGTGAGCTTGCCTGCCACGGGGCCTCTGGATCCCTACATCCGCTTGGTGGCCCGCACCGAGACCCAGGCGGCGCTGGTCACCGTCGAGATCAAGGGGCGGCTCAGCCGGCCCGACCTGACTCTGACCTCCGACCCCGCGATGAACCAGTACCAGATTCTCACGCTGCTCTTGACGGGGCGCTCGGACACGGGCGAAGGCGGCGAGAACGGCGAGGAGGTTCGCGCGCAGGCGGCCTCGTTGTTGCTGGCCCTCAACAACCCCGTTCTCGAGCAGCAACTCAACGACCGGCTGGGCGTGGATCGTATCGGGCTCAGCATGGGCGAGGACGTGGACGAGCCGGTCGTGGCCGTGGGCAAGCGGCTCGGCCGTCACTTCTACGTGGAGACCGAGTACCACCACAACGCGCCGTCGACGGAGAACCGCGCCGGCGGGCGGGTCGAGTACTACATCAACCCGCGGTGGTCGATCGAGACCTTCTACGGCGACGCCAACAAGGGCGGGATCGATCTGTTCTGGCACAAGCGGTTCGGCCGGCCGAAGCCGAAGCCGAGGCCCCTCGTGTTGCCGGCCGAGCCCGAGGCCGCGGCATCCACTCCTTGA